The Sneathiella sp. P13V-1 nucleotide sequence GCGTTCATCGCGAAGGCACCATCCCGCCGGGAGAAGGCAGGTAGCATAACATTTTCAAGCAGTGACATTTCCGGAAAGATCTCCGGTGTCTGGAAAACCCGGGCCACACCGATCTGTGCGATCTCATGTGGTTTGCGCCCCGTCAATTCCTGCCCATCAAAAGTTACATGCCCCGCATCTGGCTTCAAACGACCAATACACACATTCAACAGAGTAGATTTACCAGCACCGTTTGGACCAATAATCGCGTGTGTCGTCCCTTCTTCAACATGAAGGTTCACATCAGACAACGCACTCAATCCACCGAAGCTCTTCTGAATATTATCCAGGTGAAGAACCAAATCATTCATCTTAACACTCCTTATTCACCTGGTTGATCTTGTGGGGAGACAGACCCACCAATATCTTTGTCTTCTTCTTTACGTTTCAGCAGATTACCGAGACGCGACATACCTTCAACGATACCGCCCGGTAGGAAGATCACGATCACAACAAACAGAAGACCCAATGTCAGATGCCAACCACTACCTACGAACAGGCCAATTATTGGAACAATGACATCAGCTACCGCATCTGGAAGGAATGAGAAAATCTCTGCCAGTGTCTGATTATTGAAGGCTGAGAAGATATTTTCAAAATATTTGATCAGACCTGCACCCAACATAGGACCAGCAAGTGTTCCAACACCGCCAAGGATTGTCATCAGAACAACCTCACCAGATGCCGTCCACTGCATGCGTTCCGCACCTGCAAGCGGATCAGTAACAGCAAGAAGAGATCCTGCAAGACCCGCATACATGCCTGAGATCACAAAAGCTGTGAGCATGTAAGGGCGCGTATTAAGGCCCGTATACATCATACGGTTCTGATTGGATTTGATACCACGAAGCATCAAACCGAACGGAGATCTAAAGATCCGCATGGAAATATAGAAACAAATGATCAAAACAACAGCACAGAAATAGAAACCTTCGAAACCACTCATCTTAATACCGAACAGATTTGTGGAAGGCAGACCCGCGCCGGCTTCAATGAACAGGCTATCGATGATCCGTGGGTCCTGCTGAGACAACTGCAGCCCAGTTTCACCATTTGTAACAGGTGTCAGCACTGAGTAGGCCAAGTTATAGGACATCTGCGCAAACGCGAGTGTCAGGATAGAGAAGTAAATACCACTCCTGCGAAGAGACAGGAAGCCAATGATAAAAGCCAGCAGTCCAGCAAATAGAACACCGAAGAAAATGGCAGGTAGCGCATTCATGGTGAAAAGTTTGAAGGACCAAACCGCTGCGTATGAACCCACACCCAAAAATGCGGCATGTCCAAATGACAGGTATCCTGTCAGGCCAAAGAGAATATTAAATCCAATTGCAAAAATACCGTAGATAGCGAATTTTTGCAGAAGGTCAGGATAGCTACCGCCCAATGGAATCATCCAAAGAGGCATCAACAGAATGACAGCGGCAAAAATCAAAAACCGATGAGTGTCGTTTAAATTAGCGAAATTCATATCAGTCATCCATCACGCCTGCACGGCCCATCAGACCACGAGGCAACACAAGTAGAATAATTACAGCAACCAGATAGATAATGACCTGGTCAATACCTGGTATGATGGCTTTCACCTCTGTCATGGACGCGAAGGATTGCACGATACCCAGAAGGAAGCCGGCAAGTACCGCCCCGCCGAGAGAGCCCATCCCCCCCACAACAACAACAACGAAGGAAAGCACGAGGAAGTCCATACCCATATGATAATCAGGTGGAAGAATTGGAGTGTACATCACACCAGCAAGACCCGCGACCACTGTCGCCATGGCAAATACAATGGTGAAACGACGCTGAATATTAATTCCTAAAAGACCAACGGTTTCACGATCCCGCATCCCTGCACGAACAACCATGCCATAGGTGGTGAATTGCAGGAACGAAAATACTGCGAAAATAACCAACCCAGAGAACAGTAGGTAAATAATACGCCACCAAGGGTAGACAACACTTTCACCAAGCCCAAGCCAGGCACCGACATTGGCACTACCTGACACAATGTCAGGGGCACTTTGCGGGATTGGGTTCGCACCAAACACTGCCTTGATAATTTCTTGAATCACAATCGCCAGACCAAATGTCACAAGAATCTGTTCCGCATGTGGGCGCTTGTAGAAATACTTGATAAGTCCACGCTCCATGGCATAGCCCAGCAAAATCATCACAGGTATTGCCATGAGAATGGAAATTGGAACGGCATAATCCAGAATGACCGGCCCCGCATCAGGGAACCAGATTTCAAGATAAGGCTGTTCTTTATAGGCCTTGAACAAAGTAACGCTTGTATCTTCCACTTTGGTGGAGAGCATCAGTAACTTGTTGAAGGAAACGGCACAAAACGCCCCTAACATAAACAGGGCGCCATGCGCGAAGTTCACAATACCAAGGGTACCAAAAACAAGTGTCAGCCCAAGCGCGATCAACGCATAGGCGGCTCCCTTGTCCAGACCGTTCAGTATTTGCAGAAAGATTGCATCCATATCACTAAAACCTTGAGGGATCGGCTACCAAAAATTGGCTCCGGTGCATCTGAAAAATAAAACTTAAGAAAAAGGACGGGCGGGAACTCCGCAGCGCTCACCGCCCGTCAATAAACGACTGTTAGACTTTGTAAGGGCCGAGTTCCCCGCCAAAGATTTTCCAGTCGTACTCCACTTGCGCCCGAGGAGTCTGCTCTACCACTTTCAAGAGGTCGAACTGACTTGTTGGGTTGTCGTTACCGCGCACAACCAGAACATCTTTGAAGCACTGGTGATCTTCTGCACGATAGAGGGTAGGACCGTTGCCCATACCGTCGAACTCAAACCCTTCAAGGGACTTAATAACTTCTGGCGGATAGAATGTACCTGCCATTTCACAGGCATTTGCATAAAGCAGTGTCTGTACGTAACAAGTGTGGGCAGCCATTGAAGGTGGTGCACCATATTCCGCACCAAATGACTTAACAAAAGCCTGGGAGCCTGCATCCTGCAAGGACCAGTTCCAGTTTGTTGTACCAAGGATACCTTTAATCGCTTCACCAGCACCCTGCGCCATAAGACGAGAGAACAGCGGTACAACGATTTCAAAGTTTTTGCCATTGACCTGCTTCTCACGTAGACCGAACTGAACAGCCTGGCTGAGAGAGTTGATCATGTCTTTACCGTAGTGGTTCAGGATCAGGACATCAGCACCGGAGTTCAGAACTGGCGTGATATACTGAGAGAAGTCACCGGCACCAACTGGTGTACGAACTGTGGAAACTGTTTCCCAGCCCAGCTCTTCAGTGGTGTTTTTAATGGATTCTTCCTGTGTCCAACCCCAGTTATAGTCGGCTGTGAGGTGGTAAGCACGGCGTTCCTTGCCATATTCTTTTTCAAGCACAGGGCCCAGGGCACGACCGGACATGTAGGCATTGAAGAAGTGACGGAAGCCATAACGGCGTTTGTCTTTACCTGTAGTATCGTTGGAGTGCGTCAGACCCGCCATAAAGATAACACCTTCTTCTTGGCAGAGAGACTGAACGGCCACAGCCACACCGGAGGAAGAACCGCCGGAGATCATCAATACATTTTCTTTTTCAATCAAACGCTTCGCAGAAGAACGTGCGGCATCTGATTTGGTCTGTGTGTCACCTGTTGCATAAGTGACTTTCTTACCCAGAACACCATTGCCTTTCAGCATTGAAGGCTTGAAAGTGTTGAGCATTCCGCCGTCACCTTCACCGTTCAGGTGCTTCACGGCCAGTTTAAAGGCACGCAACTCATCTTTACCCTCTTCAGAGTAAGGACCTGTTTGCGGCACGTTAAAGCCGAATTTGATTTCTGAAGCATTTCCTGGATTGTTCCGGAACTCTTCAGCCCATGCATTTCTCATGAAGAATGCTGGGGATGACGCCACTAAACCTGTCGCCGCTCCTGCTTTGAGCAGACCCCGGCGTGAAAAGTCGAACTTGCTGTCTTTAGTCATAGTTTCCTCCCACTTGTTATTCCGTAGGCCATCGCTGTTTGCAGAAGGCACGGCCCATACACCCTGATGTATTGGGACTGTAAAATTTTCACATTATCTTTTTCTTTACCATTGAAAGGTTGAATTTCAGCCACTTTTCATGTTAATTTTGAAAATATATATATGTAAACTTGTAAAAGATTGTAAAAAATGGCCAGAACACCGTTTATGGGATCCCGGTTGAGGCGGTTACGCAAAGACAAGCAATTAACCCAGACAGATCTGGCCGGAATGCTGGGCATATCCACCAGCTACCTCAATTTAATTGAGCATGACAGACGTGATTTGACTGTCCCCATTCTATTGAAACTCAGTCAGATTCTTAACGTAGATCCCATGTCTTTTGCATCGAATCAGGACGGGCAACTTCTGGCGGAAGTCACCGAAGCCTTGCATGATCCTCTTTTCGCCGAAGACGAATATGCGGAAGATTCACTCTCCAATTTCACATCTGACCAACCCGAATTTGCCCGCCTGCTTGTAAAACTGTATCAATCTTACAAACTGGCGACGGGTGATCTGCAAATGCTTCGCGAGAGGCTTTCTCAGGATTCTTTGCTGGCGGAATCCTCTTTCCGCCTAAGAACCCTCGTGACGTCCATATTCTCTTTAACGGAAATTATGCACGATAACGCTGACCTTGATGAAGCGGAACGCCAACGGTTCTTGGATATCGTTTTAAAAGACAGCACATCTCTGACTGACACGGTCAATGAAATGCTCGGCTTTGTTGGGGGGGATCATTTGTCGGGAAAAGAACTAACCCCCTCCCCTTTTGAGGCTGTCACTGATTTTGTTCAGGCCAACAACAACTATTTTGAAGACATTGAACGCGCCGCTGAAGAAATACGTCATGAAATAGGTGAAGACAGCCCAAACCTGATGGAGCTCAGCAACTATCTTCAAAACTGCCTTGATGTTGCAATCGAATATGCTCCGCAAGAACATAGCGATCATGAAATCACACTCTATGATGACAAAAGACGCAAGCTCACTTTGTCAAAAGCCCTCCCCCCCTCAACAGTGAAATTCCATATGGCCCTGCTTATTGGTCAACTAAAATTCACCTCTCTTTTTGACGACCTAATTAAAGGCAGACAAGAACTTGTAACAGATCAGGCGCAAACCAAAGCTCGGGATGCGTTGACCAACTATTTTGCCGGAGCGTGCCTGTTCCCTTATGACCTTTTCCATGAAGCGGCAGAACGTGTCCGCTATGACATTGAAGTTCTGCAACAGCAGTTTGGTGCAAGTTATGAGCAAATATGCCACCGCCTAACCACACTTCAAAAACCGGAAAAAAGTGGGATCCCTTTCCACCTCATCAGAAGCGATGTGGCAGGAAATATCTCCAAGAGATTTAGCGCATCGGGCCTTCGCATTCCACGCTATGGTACTGCCTGCCCAAGATGGGTTGTCCATGCAGCACTGATGACCCCAAATTCGATTTGCACGCAGATCTCCGAGTTACCTGACGGATCACAGTTTTTTGCGATTGCCAAAACCGTCACTAAACCCAGCATGGGGTACAACCAACCGAAACGACACTACGCCATCAGCCTTGGCTGTGCGCTAAATCAGGCCCACAGGTTGGTTTACGCGGACAACATAAATCTGACCAACCCGAAAAGCGTGATGCCTGTTGGCATAACATGCCGATTATGTGATCGGGAAAACTGTGGTCATCGCGCGGCTCCGACCCCTTCCCAGAACAGAAGCCAGAACAAGGGACCACGGAACATCTCTCCGGGGATTGGAGATTGGTAAGTTAATTACTGGTTTTAATCAGCGTTCCGCCAGCAGTGCGCCGAAGGTTACCGTCACGAATGGCCTTAAAATCAAGTTTCATGTTAAGGCCCGTCAGTGTCCGCTTATAGACCAGCATGTCATAGCCACCCTTTTTGCGGACAGCCATAGAATAAATAGTAAGCGCTTGACCATCCAGAGACGCCCACGACAGTGCCCCGCCTGCAAAAGGATCTCCGCCACCAACTTCACGCCAGATGGAACCATCAGCTTCTTTCTGATATGTGCGAGTGGTTTCTTTCACCTCAGTTTTGGGCTGATTTGGATCCCCTTTTTGGCGTTGCAGAGTCCGCCAGGTAATCACGAAACGTGTGTCACTTTCAGGCTTTATATGGACATCCAGATCCCGGCTGGTAATCGGGAAGTTCACGCTGGTATTGCTTTGAGAAACGGCATTTCCCTCCCAAAGACCAGAAAAGGCCTTAATGGACAGATCTTTGGCAGCCACCTGTGTAGCAGCCATCATTGAAATCAGAAGAGTAGCCAAAAGTCCTGTGATGCGCATTCTATTGCCCCTGCTCGCCTATTTTCTGCGATCATATGGCAGCAATCGCCTTGCTGCCAGCGAAAAGTGACGCACATCACAAGATGCAAAACACCTATGCCGACACCTGCATTTCGACCGCGCTCGCACCTTCCAGAAAATGCTTCTGATAGCGGTCTGTGATATTGCTGGTTTCCACCAACAGGCAGACATCTACCGTATTGAAATCCGCATCAATCACGGCACCATCTCCAATAACACCACCCACCCGAAGATACCCCTTTATCAAGGCTGGCATCTCGCGCATGG carries:
- a CDS encoding branched-chain amino acid ABC transporter permease, with the translated sequence MDAIFLQILNGLDKGAAYALIALGLTLVFGTLGIVNFAHGALFMLGAFCAVSFNKLLMLSTKVEDTSVTLFKAYKEQPYLEIWFPDAGPVILDYAVPISILMAIPVMILLGYAMERGLIKYFYKRPHAEQILVTFGLAIVIQEIIKAVFGANPIPQSAPDIVSGSANVGAWLGLGESVVYPWWRIIYLLFSGLVIFAVFSFLQFTTYGMVVRAGMRDRETVGLLGINIQRRFTIVFAMATVVAGLAGVMYTPILPPDYHMGMDFLVLSFVVVVVGGMGSLGGAVLAGFLLGIVQSFASMTEVKAIIPGIDQVIIYLVAVIILLVLPRGLMGRAGVMDD
- a CDS encoding helix-turn-helix domain-containing protein; the encoded protein is MARTPFMGSRLRRLRKDKQLTQTDLAGMLGISTSYLNLIEHDRRDLTVPILLKLSQILNVDPMSFASNQDGQLLAEVTEALHDPLFAEDEYAEDSLSNFTSDQPEFARLLVKLYQSYKLATGDLQMLRERLSQDSLLAESSFRLRTLVTSIFSLTEIMHDNADLDEAERQRFLDIVLKDSTSLTDTVNEMLGFVGGDHLSGKELTPSPFEAVTDFVQANNNYFEDIERAAEEIRHEIGEDSPNLMELSNYLQNCLDVAIEYAPQEHSDHEITLYDDKRRKLTLSKALPPSTVKFHMALLIGQLKFTSLFDDLIKGRQELVTDQAQTKARDALTNYFAGACLFPYDLFHEAAERVRYDIEVLQQQFGASYEQICHRLTTLQKPEKSGIPFHLIRSDVAGNISKRFSASGLRIPRYGTACPRWVVHAALMTPNSICTQISELPDGSQFFAIAKTVTKPSMGYNQPKRHYAISLGCALNQAHRLVYADNINLTNPKSVMPVGITCRLCDRENCGHRAAPTPSQNRSQNKGPRNISPGIGDW
- a CDS encoding branched-chain amino acid ABC transporter permease; its protein translation is MTDMNFANLNDTHRFLIFAAVILLMPLWMIPLGGSYPDLLQKFAIYGIFAIGFNILFGLTGYLSFGHAAFLGVGSYAAVWSFKLFTMNALPAIFFGVLFAGLLAFIIGFLSLRRSGIYFSILTLAFAQMSYNLAYSVLTPVTNGETGLQLSQQDPRIIDSLFIEAGAGLPSTNLFGIKMSGFEGFYFCAVVLIICFYISMRIFRSPFGLMLRGIKSNQNRMMYTGLNTRPYMLTAFVISGMYAGLAGSLLAVTDPLAGAERMQWTASGEVVLMTILGGVGTLAGPMLGAGLIKYFENIFSAFNNQTLAEIFSFLPDAVADVIVPIIGLFVGSGWHLTLGLLFVVIVIFLPGGIVEGMSRLGNLLKRKEEDKDIGGSVSPQDQPGE
- a CDS encoding substrate-binding protein, translating into MTKDSKFDFSRRGLLKAGAATGLVASSPAFFMRNAWAEEFRNNPGNASEIKFGFNVPQTGPYSEEGKDELRAFKLAVKHLNGEGDGGMLNTFKPSMLKGNGVLGKKVTYATGDTQTKSDAARSSAKRLIEKENVLMISGGSSSGVAVAVQSLCQEEGVIFMAGLTHSNDTTGKDKRRYGFRHFFNAYMSGRALGPVLEKEYGKERRAYHLTADYNWGWTQEESIKNTTEELGWETVSTVRTPVGAGDFSQYITPVLNSGADVLILNHYGKDMINSLSQAVQFGLREKQVNGKNFEIVVPLFSRLMAQGAGEAIKGILGTTNWNWSLQDAGSQAFVKSFGAEYGAPPSMAAHTCYVQTLLYANACEMAGTFYPPEVIKSLEGFEFDGMGNGPTLYRAEDHQCFKDVLVVRGNDNPTSQFDLLKVVEQTPRAQVEYDWKIFGGELGPYKV